From the genome of Fusobacterium perfoetens, one region includes:
- the metK gene encoding methionine adenosyltransferase has product MENLTYFTSEFVSPGHPDKISDQISDAVLDACLANDPDSRVACEVFCTTGQVIVGGEITTKTYVDIQDIVRKKIDEIGYKPGMGFDSDCGVLNAIHSQSPDIAMGVDIGGAGDQGIMFGGAVKETPELMPLALVLAREILVELTRLTRNNTLTWARPDAKSQVTLAYDRNGKVQFVDTVVVSVQHNQFVTQEQIHHDVKEFVIRPVLARYSLNFDDVKKVHINPTGRFEIGGPHGDTGLTGRKIIVDTYGGYFRHGGGAFSGKDPSKVDRSAAYAARWVAKNIVAADLADKCEVQLSYAIGVAEPTSVKVETFGTEKVDVIELENAVKSIFDLTPRGIERDLKLRSCEFKYQDLAAFGHIGRTDIKLPWEELNKAEELKKYFNK; this is encoded by the coding sequence ATGGAAAATTTAACATATTTTACTTCTGAATTTGTGTCACCTGGACACCCTGATAAAATTTCTGATCAGATTTCTGATGCAGTTCTTGATGCATGCCTTGCAAATGATCCTGATTCAAGAGTTGCTTGTGAAGTATTCTGTACAACTGGGCAAGTTATTGTAGGAGGAGAAATCACTACTAAAACTTATGTTGATATTCAAGATATTGTAAGAAAAAAAATTGATGAAATAGGATATAAACCTGGTATGGGATTTGACTCTGACTGTGGAGTTTTAAATGCTATCCACTCTCAATCACCTGATATTGCCATGGGTGTTGATATTGGAGGAGCTGGAGACCAAGGAATTATGTTTGGAGGAGCTGTAAAAGAAACTCCTGAACTTATGCCACTTGCACTTGTTCTTGCAAGAGAAATTTTAGTTGAACTTACAAGACTTACTAGAAATAATACATTAACATGGGCAAGACCTGATGCTAAATCTCAAGTTACTCTTGCTTATGACAGAAATGGAAAAGTTCAGTTTGTAGATACTGTAGTTGTATCTGTTCAACATAATCAATTTGTTACACAAGAACAAATTCATCACGATGTAAAAGAATTTGTAATAAGACCTGTTCTTGCTAGATACAGCCTAAACTTTGATGATGTTAAAAAAGTTCACATAAACCCAACAGGAAGATTTGAAATTGGAGGTCCTCACGGAGATACAGGACTTACAGGAAGAAAAATCATAGTTGATACTTATGGTGGATACTTCAGACATGGTGGAGGAGCTTTCTCTGGAAAAGATCCTTCAAAAGTTGACCGTTCAGCTGCTTATGCTGCAAGATGGGTTGCTAAAAATATAGTTGCTGCTGATCTTGCAGATAAATGTGAAGTTCAGCTTTCTTATGCAATAGGAGTTGCAGAACCAACATCAGTAAAAGTTGAGACATTCGGAACAGAAAAAGTAGATGTAATAGAACTTGAAAATGCTGTTAAATCAATATTTGATTTAACACCAAGAGGAATAGAAAGAGATCTTAAATTAAGAAGCTGTGAATTTAAATATCAAGATCTTGCTGCATTTGGTCACATTGGAAGAACAGATATAAAACTTCCATGGGAAGAATTAAATAAAGCAGAAGAATTAAAAAAATATTTTAACAAATAA
- the rimP gene encoding ribosome maturation factor RimP, with protein sequence MKETVEETIVKIEKVVLPVLKEMELELVDVEYLQEGGYWYVRIYIEKLDGDVSLDDCAKVSMTVEDDIDRLIDKKFFLEISSPGVERPLKKEKDFVRFTGSKVKVSLKHKINEKKNFEGILSKFEDGILFLSADDTELEIPFKEVRKANLVYDFKDI encoded by the coding sequence ATGAAAGAAACAGTTGAAGAAACTATTGTTAAAATTGAAAAAGTAGTACTGCCGGTGCTTAAAGAAATGGAACTTGAATTGGTGGATGTTGAATATCTGCAAGAAGGTGGATATTGGTATGTAAGAATCTACATTGAAAAATTAGACGGAGATGTATCACTTGATGACTGTGCAAAAGTAAGTATGACAGTTGAAGATGATATAGACAGACTGATTGACAAGAAATTCTTTTTAGAGATCTCTTCTCCGGGAGTAGAAAGACCTCTTAAGAAAGAAAAAGATTTTGTAAGATTTACAGGTTCTAAAGTAAAAGTAAGTTTAAAACATAAAATAAATGAAAAGAAAAATTTTGAAGGGATATTGTCTAAATTTGAGGATGGTATTTTATTTCTGTCAGCAGATGATACAGAATTAGAAATCCCTTTTAAAGAGGTTAGAAAAGCAAACCTTGTTTATGACTTTAAGGATATTTAA